Proteins co-encoded in one Medicago truncatula cultivar Jemalong A17 chromosome 8, MtrunA17r5.0-ANR, whole genome shotgun sequence genomic window:
- the LOC11411373 gene encoding agamous-like MADS-box protein AGL62, with protein sequence MNMDNLRKKNTGRRKIEIKKLEKETNKQVTFSKRRQGLFRKASELCTLCDVHAAIIVFSPAGKLHCFGEPNTDQILNSYINGTIEFDVSNSTGNSSTYKEYNKQYEEALKVLEMEKQKLADVENLTKIWNMGNWWNESIDEMNSDQLEEFMESISELKRKLLEKADEHANTMMFSML encoded by the coding sequence ATGAATATGGATAACCTAAGAAAGAAAAACACAGGGCGTAGAAAGATTGAGATCAAAAAGCTTGAAAAAGAAACCAACAAGCAAGTCACTTTCTCAAAAAGAAGACAAGGTTTATTCCGAAAAGCGAGTGAACTTTGCACTTTATGTGATGTTCATGCAGCCATCATCGTGTTTTCTCCTGCTGGCAAACTACACTGTTTCGGTGAACCAAACACCGACCAAATCCTTAATAGCTACATCAATGGAACCATTGAGTTTGATGTTTCAAACTCAACGGGAAATTCTTCGACCTACAAAGAGTACAATAAACAATATGAGGAGGCACTAAAGGTGTTGGAAATGGAAAAACAGAAACTTGCTGATGTTGAAAATTTGACTAAGATTTGGAATATGGGTAACTGGTGGAATGAATCTATTGATGAGATGAATAGTGATCAGCTTGAAGAATTTATGGAGTCCATTTCTGAGTTAAAGAGGAAGCTACTTGAAAAGGCTGATGAACATGCGAATACCATGATGTTTTCTATGTTGTAG
- the LOC11406151 gene encoding SCAR-like protein 2, whose protein sequence is MPLVRLQVKNEFGLGGPELYRDANRDDPKALLDGVAVAGLVGILRQLGDLADFAAEVFHGLQEQVTTTASRSHKLMVRVQNIEASLPPLEKAVLAQTSHIHFAYTAGCEWHPRIKTARNHFIYNDLPPFIMDSYEECRDPPRMHLLDKFDTGGPGSCFRRYSDPTFFKRVSADSEERYSEKTEKARKSRKIKKRRSSRRNSGLLRGEQMLGNSGSMQFISPSINGRTSSRTASTIDMTMRSDVEDRSNSFDSKSGAGYIECVFHPNNSMQPDEQDCKEPSSSRLTPKTDNLKSVSPPKSVSPPIDDNISNDSLEKQIASSSSGVTWDEKEEILESNSQACEADKTPERLVEKCDSDMHVSEAVNISNIDYNDILFNEERILKPVFGEIQADDIDSEPDNDNFVDALNSIDSESEVDLDYETKREVQQFASHVTREIVENGGTESHSNLLDSDIPDSLQENPPLKSELYASNLGSETTPDIPDIEKVTKDTFYSDQEVIHGLPNSLQEISHLTSEPLTPDFEPASPSDVPYRKETFDNFPDTLPEIAPLTSEPHASNLGYVSSSDVSSTQEITNNVADSHSSDSPISERDLHTHDNSVLDHLVGTHTSIDSPTVSDAVSTPIITDTPSSGSKLPDENAGKINNIFKYEDAHKESFSDNSVRFWTNGGLLGLEPSKPPDFTMSSSLNQGSLSLKNDMNGGSLGNSIQKSNDCAHKEGHELSEKVPQQILKESSSRYDDQACASEYTSIGSQQNNGHTKRNNLVEANSTAPRTVLTAVADTKDCAEPNQGNGENSSQVFGLGHRLLIKSFNRKVSFDEKSGPYSSLKSVILEQSEQNSVVRHLQQPETTFKEKVSFRYPIDSLPPSPPLEHMKISFQPLSGLETSKLKLQFPDGGNRHESIMDMFPSFQLVPDSSIPMDDLGSHSDGDDTFCRSSPCASDDCHTPRSDYDSDQWESDETPESSDHGIHDSPHRSSSAESSLSTKEHGRLSNNDTDLNNEHMNGVEPSLSGSLLDFPSFENVNPVHEKESNRHHECNKDVTSHSHAEPTRPPPPPPVPPTQWRVTKPQLDKSNETQNSMSEDAEHLSDQNLPESTIFQQPRHAKVEKIQRNHDGFESYDAIINKLKEKLGPPKLNVQKEANQLRMGKDIDEKEDFLYQIRTKSFNLRPTVTGKSNVTTGPTTNVKVTAILEKANAIRQVVASDDGEDDDNWSDT, encoded by the exons TTTTGCAGCAGAGGTGTTTCATGGTCTGCAGGAGCAAGTGACAACAACGGCTTCTAGGAGTCACAAATTGATGGTTCGTGTTCAAAATATTGAAGCTTCCCTACCTCCCTTGGAGAAGGCTGTATTGGCACAAACAAGTCACATACACTTTGCCTACACAGCTG GTTGTGAATGGCATCCGCGAATAAAAACTGCTCGAAATCATTTCATATACAATGACTTGCCTCCCTTTATTATGGATTCATATGAAGAATGCCGTGACCCTCCGCGAATGCACTTGCTTGATAA ATTCGATACAGGTGGTCCAGGATCTTGCTTCAGGAGATATTCAGATCCAACCTTCTTCAAGAGAGTATCTGCAGATTCAGAAGAACGATACTCTGAGAAGACTGAAAAGGCTAGGAAATCCCGTAAAATCAAG AAGAGACGGTCATCGCGAAGGAACAGCGGACTTTTGAGGGGTGAACAGATGCTTGGAAATAGTGGCAG TATGCAATTTATTTCTCCCTCAATCAATGGACGGACTTCTTCGCGAACAGCCTCCacaatagacatgacaatgagATCAGACGTGGAAGATCGTTCAAATTCTTTTGATTCAAAGTCTGGTGCTGGCTACATTGAATGTGTTTTCCATCCAAATAATTCCATGCAGCCTGATGAGCAGGATTGTAAGGAACCATCCTCTTCAAGGTTGACACCAAAAACGGATAATCTTAAGTCAGTATCTCCTCCTAAGTCGGTATCACCTCCTATAGATGATAATATTTCGAATGATTCTTTGGAAAAGCAAATCGCCTCTTCTTCATCAGGTGTTACTTGGGATGAGAAGGAAGAGATATTGGAATCCAATAGTCAAGCCTGTGAGGCAGATAAAACTCCAGAGAGGCTTGTTGAAAAATGCGACTCGGATATGCATGTGAGTGAGGCTGTTAACATATCAAATATTGATtacaatgatattttatttaatgaagAAAGAATCCTGAAACCAGTCTTCGGAGAGATTCAAGCAGATGATATTGACAGTGAACCTGATAATGATAATTTTGTGGATGCTCTTAACTCCATCGATTCTGAATCCGAAGTTGATCTTGACTATGAAACAAAACGAGAGGTACAGCAATTCGCCTCACATGTCACTCGTGAAATCGTTGAAAATGGAGGCACTGAATCTCATTCTAATTTATTAGACAGCGATATTCCTGACTCGCTACAAGAAAATCCTCCTCTCAAGTCAGAGTTATATGCTTCTAATTTGGGATCAGAGACTACACCAGATATTCCTGATATTGAAAAAGTGACAAAAGACACTTTTTACTCGGACCAAGAAGTAATCCATGGTTTGCCTAACTCGCTGCAAGAAATTTCTCATCTCACATCAGAACCACTTACACCTGATTTTGAACCTGCGAGTCCATCAGATGTTCCTTACCGCAAAGAAACGTTTGACAATTTTCCTGACACACTACCAGAAATTGCTCCTCTTACTTCAGAGCCACATGCATCTAATTTGGGATATGTGAGCTCATCAGATGTTTCTTCTACCCAAGAAATAACCAATAATGTAGCTGATTCTCATTCCTCTGATAGTCCCATCTCTGAAAGGGATCTTCACACACATGATAATTCTGTTTTGGATCACTTAGTAGGGACTCATACCTCCATTGATTCTCCTACCGTTAGTGATGCAGTGTCAACACCCATTATAACTGATACACCATCTTCTGGCTCTAAATTACCAGATGAAAACGCAGGTAAGATCAATAATATCTTCAAATATGAAGATGCACATAAAGAGTCTTTCAGTGATAATTCGGTTAGGTTCTGGACTAATGGTGGATTATTAGGACTTGAGCCATCAAAACCTCCTGACTTTACCATGTCAAGTTCCTTAAATCAAGGGTCTTTAAGCTTGAAAAATGATATGAATGGTGGTTCACTTGGCAATTCCATACAAAAGAGCAATGATTGCGCTCACAAAGAGGGACATGAATTATCAGAAAAGGTTCCTCAACAGATTCTCAAGGAATCAAGTTCTAGATATGATGACCAGGCTTGTGCCTCTGAATATACCTCCATTGGTTCTCAGCAGAATAATGGTCACACTAAGAGAAACAATTTGGTGGAAGCCAATTCGACTGCACCTAGAACTGTTCTAACTGCCGTCGCTGACACCAAGGATTGTGCTGAACCTAATCAGGGAAATGGTGAAAACTCATCGCAGGTGTTTGGACTTGGTCATAGATTATTAATAAAAAGCTTCAACCGCAAAGTTtcttttgatgaaaaatctGGACCCTATAGTTCTTTGAAATCTGTTATATTGGAGCAGAGTGAACAAAACAGCGTTGTAAGACATTTACAACAACCTGAGACAACCTTCAAAGAGAAAGTTAGTTTCAGATATCCTATAGATTCACTCCCTCCTTCACCGCCACTTGAACATATGAAAATATCCTTCCAACCTCTCAGTGGACTTGAAACCTCAAAGCTAAAACTGCAATTTCCTGATGGAGGTAACCGTCATGAAAGTATAATGGATATGTTTCCATCGTTCCAATTGGTCCCAGACTCTTCGATTCCTATGGACGATTTGGGCTCTCACTCTGATGGTGATGACACTTTCTGTAGATCATCTCCCTGTGCATCAGATGATTGCCATACCCCTCGTTCTGACTATGATTCTGATCAGTGGGAATCCGATGAAACTCCCGAAAGCAGTGACCATGGCATACACGATTCTCCTCACAGAAGTTCATCAGCTGAATCTAGCTTGAGTACCAAAGAACATGGCAGATTGTCCAATAATGACACTGACCTAAACAATGAACATATGAATGGCGTAGAACCTTCCTTATCAGGGTCTTTACTTGATTTTCCAAGTTTTGAAAATGTGAATCCTGTACATGAGAAAGAAAGTAACAGACATCATGAATGCAATAAAGATGTTACATCACATAGTCATGCAGAGCCTACTcgaccaccaccacctcctccagTTCCTCCAACACAATGGAGAGTCACAAAACCGCAGTTGGATAAGTCAAATGAGACACAAAATTCTATGTCTGAAGATGCTGAACATCTTAGTGATCAAAATCTTCCAGAATCTACTATCTTCCAACAACCTAGGCATGccaaggttgagaaaatacaacgTAATCACGATGGTTTCGAGTCTTATGACGCTATTATAAATAAGTTGAAGGAAAAG CTCGGACCACCAAAGTTGAATGTTCAGAAAGAAGCAAACCAGTTGAGAATGGGAAAAGATATAGATGAAAAAGAAGATTTCCTTTATCAAATCAGAACCAAA TCCTTCAACCTGAGGCCTACAGTAACAGGAAAGTCAAATGTCACAACGGGTCCCACTACAAACGTCAAAGTTACAGCAATTTTGGAGAAAGCAAATGCAATTCGACAG GTTGTCGCAAGTGATGATGGTGAAGATGACGATAACTGGAGCGATACATAA